In the Panthera tigris isolate Pti1 chromosome F3, P.tigris_Pti1_mat1.1, whole genome shotgun sequence genome, gagcgggggagaagggcagagggggggagagagaatcccaagcaggctccgtgcttagtTTGGAGCAGAACCCAACAAGGAGCTTggtcccatgaccccgggatcatgacccgatctgagatcaagtcagatgctcaaccaactgagccttccagATGCCCCAAATTTGGTTGATTTTAGTAATTCAGCCCAGTTGAGAAATTGAATGCCTAACCCAACTATCCAGGGTATTTTGTTCAAAGCCCCTGGGCATCCATGTCCCAACAGCAGCTGAGACAAGAGACCCAGAGAAATGGTAGAAAGGCTCTCAGGACTAAAGGTCTGTGGGTGTTAAGGATTTGGGTTTCATGTTTAAGTAAGAACTAAAACACATTGCTTTTAAGTCTGTGTATTCCTAACTGTACTGAAGAACTCAAGGAAGTAGGGTCTGGGAAGATATCTTTGAGTTAAGAAATCAGAgttagggggtacctgggtgactcagtcggttaatccagcacaggtcatgatctcatggttcgtgagttcaagacccatgtcaggctgtgtgctgacagcccagagcctggagcctgcttcacattctgtgtttctctctctgcccctccccagcttgcactctgtctctgtctctctgaaaaataaatagacattaatttttgttttgttttttgtttttaagaaatcagaGAGCTAAAAGATGTGGTCATTGGTTTGGGAAGCTGAGGCATTCGGAATTTCCAGAATTCTGGTCATCCAGCTCTTAGGGAGTGCCATTTTTATCATCTTAGAGAAATAAGTATGATGCTTTTAACTAGCCCCAAAAGACCAAAACCACAATTGTCTAATAAGCGAGAATTGAAATACGGGGGAGCCAATGAGGAGGATTTAAGATTTCAAAGTCGTTTCTggagagtttatttttgagagaagatgCTGAGTACAAATCTGGTCAGTAGATACAGGTTCCAGAGATGCAGTTTAGGAGTTTCGGTCTGCCAGAAGCTGTAGACTTGGCCCGGTCCTTCCCCTCAGGCAACTGGCACAGTACCTTCTGGTGTCTTAACTTGGGACTGCCGCTGGGGTTGTCCTGTAAGCTCCTCTCTGTCAACCCTCAGGCAGCCAGGGCCGCGCGGTGCAGGGCCGACCGAGCTGCCTCCACGGCAGCGGGCGTTCCGTACCTAAGCTCTGCCCTTGCCCTTCTTCCTCCGCCAGGCTGGCTGTTCCCTGCTTGAGCCTCTGCGTGACTAATGAGACAACCCAAAGGGAAGTGAGATACAGGGGAAGCGTTTAGAGTTTTGATTCAAATGGATGTGATCAGAACACTCACCTCTCACTCCCATTTCTGAAGCCAGTCACCGTGTGTCTGGTCCCTGCACAAGGAATTCAGATGGAGTGCACACTTGCTGAGGATTTGTCACCACTCACATCTTGGTGTCGTCTGTGTCCTAAGATTTGAATCTCCTGAGTGAACTGAGACAGACTTGAGTTCCCTTGGATTTCTTTGTTCAGCGTGCAGAAGAAGTTTTCTTAATTGTTGAAAtaccttaattttttcttttcttatctagTGAGCCAGACCGTGGGAGGCTGACTCCCTCCCCAGACATCATTGTTTTATCTGATAATGAGGCTTCCAGTCCCCGCTCCAGCTCCCGAATGGAAGAAAGACTCAAAGCAGCCAACCTAGAGATGTTTAAggtaaaaaaacagagaagaaagataaaatgatttctttcctcatttttgctCCTGTTTAGTTCCCTAAGAGGCCcagtaatgttttttttataatttacttttttttaatttaccatcttaataatttatgtatttttgagagcgagagagtgtgagcaagcaggggagttgcagagagagaaggagagagaaaaaatcccaagcaaactccatgctgccagggtacagcccgacacggggctcgaacccatgaaccatgagatcatgacccaagctgaaatcaagagtcagatacttggggcgcctgggtggcgcagtcggttaagcgtccgacttcagccaggtcacgatctcgcgctccgtgagttcgagccccgcgtcgggctctgggctgatggctcggagcctggagcctgtttccgattctgtgtctccctctctctctgcccctcccccgttcatgctctgtctctctctgtcccaaaaataaattaaaaaaaaaaaaaaaaaaaaaaaacgttgaaaaaaaaaaaaagagtcagatacttgatcgactgagccacccaggtgcccctgtagtttaCTTTTTGAATCTAAATAACtacccacaggggtgcctgggtggctcagtcagttaagcatctgacttcggctcaggtcatgatctcgcagtctgtgagttcgagccccatgtcaggctctgtgcttacaacttggagcctggagcctgcttcagattctgtgtctccctctctctctgcccctcccctgctcacattttgtctctctttctttctctcaaaaataaattttttcttaaataaataaataacctgttgatgaaactttttataaataattcttaacttcaagggcattttatttatttactttttactgtttttttgtttgtttttttgaaagagagcacgtgcacaggggagggacagagggagagagagagtcttaagcaggctgcacaaccagtgcagagcctgatgtggggtttcaTCTCAGAACCCTGGGGTCACGATtggagcctaaatcaagagtcaggtgctcaactcactgagccacttaggtgctactattttttttttttcaagattatatttttggggtgcctgagtagctcaatcggttaagcatccgacttcaactcaggtcatgatcttacagttcatgggtttgagcccgtgtcaggctctgcactggtggtgcggagcctgcttgggattctctttctctctctctgcccctcccccacgaaTGCtcgcgtgcgcgcgcgctctctctctctctctctctctctctctctcaaaaatgaatacataaacattaaaaaatatatatatatatatatatatatatatatatatatatatattttatttttaagtaatctctacatccaacatggggctcaaacccacaaccctaagATTAAAAGTCTTgggttccactgactgagccaccagccaAGTGCCCTGAGGGCATGCCCTTTTAGAGGGCACTATGAGAATCAAGTGAAGAAGATAGTGTGACAAAGCATATTCAGTATAATTTATCTTTGGAAAGTGAAAACTCagtaagtcacagaaataaactcttggCTGGAACCACTGTACCCTGGTTCTCATGATGTGGAGAAACTCCTAAGTTTTTATGTGTATCTAGAAGAAACTTGGCTTTTAATAAGTTCCAGaaacagtgtttaaaaattttttatgttttatttatttttgagagagacagacagagcgcgagcgggggaggggcaaagagaaagggagacacagaatccgaagcgggctccaggctccgagctgccagcacagagcccaacggggggcttgaactcacagaccatgaggtcatgaccagaactgaagtcagtgcttaaccgcctgagccccccaggcacccctggaaacaGTGTTTTCAAGAACAGTTCCCTTTGCATCTCCCTTTGCCCCGTCTTCTATTTTGCCAGGAATCTGGTTGATTAGCATTTATGTTCTGTAAGCATCTTCTGAGCACCTGCTGAATCCCTAGCCCTGAGCTAGAtccagggacacagagacagtAATCCCCATTACTACTTCTGCTTCGTGTGCAAGATCCAGAGCTCAGCCCTGGAAGAAGAGACCGTCTCGCAGGAAGGGGGACTCTGGGTGCCTGCTCCCATAGCTGAGGGACCTCGTGTTTCCTTAGGGGAAAGGCATTGAGGAGCGGCAGCAGCTCATCAAGCAGCTGAGGGACGAGCTGCGACTGGAAGAAGCCCGGCTGGTGCTGCTAAAGAAGCTGAGGCAGAGCCAGCTCCAGAAGGAGAACGTAGTCCAGAAGGTACTGACTGCGCCCTGGAAGTAAGGGGCTGGGTCTGGCAGTGGCCTCACCCAGGTAGGTTCAACTGGGTGGCCCATTCTTGTCCAGTTCCGTGCTTTTTAGTTTCTAAGaagagtgatttcttttttttttttttttaattgtaggcCCTAATCAAGAAAACCTTGATTCCATTTTTCTCGGTTTTCCTTCTGGTCAACAGAAGCTTCACACTGACTGGGGATTTTTAAAGTCCAGGAGTGTACCAGacttctgcctctgtttcttcattctgtcttctctcccccagACCCCGGTTGTGCAGAACGCGGCATCCATCGTGCAGCCATCTCCTGCCCATGGGGGACAGCAGGGCCTGTCCAAGCTTCCCTCCCGGCCTGGGGCCCAAGGGGTGGAACCACAGAGTCTGAGAACATTACAGGTGCGTAACCTGCCTTGGGGCCCCGTGTATCCCAGCTCTGGTTTGGGACTTCTGTGACGATCGTAGAAGAACCTGGCCGTGGTAGAGGTGCTGGTGCTGCACACAGTCCCGTTGGTCCCTCCTCGCTGCCTGGCTGTGTGTtactgggtggcacagtgggaCAAGTAATCCTCCTCTTCCCGCTGTGGTTTTTCTTCTCTGGAGGTTTCTAGCTTAGCCCTTTTTCATCTAGGAGTAGACAGAATTCCCGACTCTcgctgtgtttctgtttttccactCAGCTGTGTGTTATAGGCAGTGTTCTCTCTCCAGCATGTTGGTGGAGCGTCTTACCACCTATGactgcttcttttcctcttcttccccctcagGGTCACAGTGTCATCCGCTCCGCGACCAGTACCACCCTCCCACATATGTTGATGTCCCAACGTGTTATTGCACCAAACCCAGCCCAGCTACAGGGTCAACGGGGCCCACCTAAGCCTGGCCTTGTACGCACCACAACACCCAACATGAATCCTGCCATCAATTACCAACCGGTGAGAAAGTCCTAATATGGAAACAGAGAagtcttttctttgctttccctgTTGAAAGGACCACAGACCGTACGGTTTGGGACATAGAGAAGCTCTAGGACAGCCAGGGTAATTGTGGTAGAGCTTGTATCGATCGTAGTGCCCAGGGTGGAAGCCGGAGGGACTCCCTGGGAGTAGGAGCGGAGAAGGGAGGCTGTACACGGCAGAGCGGCAGCAGGCTCATACCCGCCTGGAGGAAAGCAGCGGGGGTCAGGGGAAGAAGAGGCCTGAGGATGTGGGCCAGAGAGCATCCCCCGTGCTTGTGTTCCTCCGCCTCCTAGCCTCTGTCGTTCTCTTTTCCCGTGTGCTGGAGTTCTTCTTCATTGAGGTTGGACACCTCGTCCTTTTTTCTGAGTTTCGGGAAAGCTAAGTTGTCCCAACTCGGCTCAGGTAGTGTTTTCTGCCACTGAAGCAAGAATTCGTCCTTCCCCCGCACCCCGCCACTGACCCTGTGCCCCCTCCATTCCAGCAGTCGAGTTCTTCCGTTCCCTGCCAGCGCACAACATCCTCTGCCATCTATATGAACCTCGCCTCCCACATGCAGCCGGGGACTGTGAACAGGGTGTCCTCCCCCCTGCCGAGCCCCAGCGCCATGACCGATGCCGCCAACTCCCAGGCTGCCGCCAAACTGGCTCTTCGCAAACAGCTGGAAAAGACCCTCCTGGAGATTCCGCCGCCTAAACCTCCTGCTCCCCTGCTTCACTTCCTGCCTAGCGCGGCCAATAGCGAGTTCATCTACATGGTGGGCTTGGAAGAAGTCGTACAGAGTGTCATCGACAGCCAAGGTGAGGCTGTTTTATGTGGTCAGTCTTTTATCTACGCAGGAGGTTGCCAAGCCTGATTGACCTGGGCCGCGTATCCCAGGGCGCTGTGTGACGTCAAGTAACCTGTTCTTAACTGTTGTCAGACCACCTCCCGTTCGTTACTCGGAAATGCCTCTTGTATGTCTGTATATCTTAGGCTTAAcatttgtattgtattttgtAGACCGTGTATATTTTTGGCAGGATATTGCTTGGTCCTTTTCAGTGGTGCCCAGCACGACGTATACGCAGTTTGGTGACTAGAACACTTACGTGTAACGTCAGCGCTTGTGTGGCATTGCGCTGCGTTGTTACGTTCAGTCCCTGCCACTTGAGGACTTACAGGTGGGAAAGTAGGTGTACTGACTGAGTAGGTGACCGTGACCACGTGGAAGCTGTGAACCAGAGCTGACCCAGACTGTGAAGCATTGGCACTAACAGAAGTTATTAAGCCTGAGTTTCCAGACACGTGGACTTAGGGGAACACCTGACGGTGGAGGAAAGTGCCCGAAGGGCTCAGCATTGACTCTAAACAGGTCTGATTTGGACACTGGCGACTAAACGGTGGAAATGTGACAGTGCGGCCTGAGGTAAAAACGTGCTAAGGAGCACGTGTCGCGGACCCAGGTGGAGTCTGCCGCCCTGTGAGTTAGCACGCTTCCTTCTTGCTGTACTAAAAGTCCGCAAAGCCGGGTTCTTGTCTCAGCTTTGCCCTCAGGAGCTCTGTTTCTTCGTGTCCTCCTCTGTAAGTGGGGACGGTACCGTCTGAATTCCCTAAAGTGACGTTGTTACAGTCgaatgaaataaaagttattttataaactgCAGAGTACTCTTCTTGTAGAGTCTCTTTCTGAATTCAGCGGAATAACCTCCTGAAAAATTCATTTGGTGAAGAGAATCGGGAGATGGGGAGATGCGAAGGCCCTGATTGCTCTCTCTGTTGGCATCTAGGCAAAAGCTGTGCCTCACTCCTGCGGGTCGAACCCTTTGTTTGCGCCCAGTGCCGCACAGATTTCACCCCTCACTGGAAGCAAGAGAAGAATGGTAAGATTCTGTGCGAGCAGTGTATGACCTCCAACCAGAAGAAGGCTCTAAAGGCCGAACACACCAACCGGCTGAAGAACGCTTTCGTTAAAGCCCTACAGCAGGAACAGGTAAGAATCCTGATGTCTCCCCAACCGCCTACTCAGGTTGGGTTTTCCCAAAAGGTAGCTCCTTCTAGTTTTTAGAGGATTTGTCTGTGCGATCCCCACGGTCCTGACGGCCTGGAGGCCCGGGTTCCCTGTCCCTCCCCGTACCGATCTGTCTGCTGATCTCCATGTGACTGTCTCTGGTGGGGCAAGAGCATGAATGACAGTGTGGTCCAGGGTGGGGACAGACAGGAGGCAGACATGTGGCTTTCCCTGGTGGCGGCCGAAGAAATCCCTCCACTTCTTGTCCTCCTCAAACAAATGGATTTTGGTGGGAGGGATTATATTTGTACTGGAAATCTCTCAGAGAGACCGAATTCTCTGCAGTCCGTATTTGACAAGGGAATGACCCAGGAGAGAGTGGACTGTAATGTGGCCCGGCGAAGAGGAACGGCAAGGAGGGAGCGGGTGTGCCCTGCGGACTGGGCGAGGGGAAGATGTGTTGGGAAGCTTGGACCCTTCCCCTCAATCCTGCTTCCACCCCACCACCCATCAGACCCCTTTGGGTGGCGTCCAGGGACCTTCTGGAAAACAGGTAGACAGGAGTCAAAAATAAAACCTCCGTAAACTCCTCACCATCACGTCCGTCAGCTGGTTGCCACCACCCAGGCGTCTCCTGCCAGCATCTGAGCGCCAGCTTTTCCTGGACAGACGGACCCCTTAATCGGCAAAGCAGGGCCAGCTCCTTGTGCCCAGAGCCCCAACTTGCCTTCTCCATACGCCTCCTACTTGTCGTGTTGGCAGCAGTAGAAATAGGAGGAGCCCTAGGTTTCCTGGGTAGGAAATTGGGTGCTGTCCTGCCAAGTTGACCTGCTGACTCCCGACAGGAAATCGAACAGCGACTACAGCAGCAGGCAGCCCTTTCCCCCACTGCGGCTCCGGCCGTGTCCAGTGTCAGTAAACAAGAGACCATCATGAGACATCACACGCTTCGGCAGGTGAGGCCGTCTGGGGTGGTTTGCCAGCCGCGGATCCCAGCGTGTCCGCCTTCGCTGGGAAGTCTTCTTCCCGgacccctacccccccaccccaccccttccgtCACGGCCACCTAGCGACCCACCGTCTGCTCCCCGTCACAGGCTCCACAGCCCCAGAGCGGCCTCCAGCGCGGCATACCCACGTCTGCCCGTTCCATGCTCTCCAACTTCGCGCAGGCGCCGCAGCTGTCTGTGCCTGGTGGCCTCCTTGGGATGCCAGGTAAGAAGCAGTGATGGGAGGGGCCTTCAGGCTAGCAGGCCGCTCTTCCGCTTCTGCGCTTTCTTCAGGCCTTCCTCCCTTCACTCTGGGCATTTAGCGTGTTTGCTAGCTTCATGGTCCGTGCCGAGCACAGCGCGATCGGGTTCTGGTGGTGAAAACAGCACGGTCCCTGCCCTCGTCTGTTCACTGTCTGGTGGCCCCGTTGGTGGGTGTGTGGTCGCTGACCTCGATGGCAAGAGCAGGGTCAGCTGTCCCCACCCTGTTTGAATGGTGGAGGGCTGCTGCTTCACAGAAATCCAAAACGTATTCCATGAGTGCATCCCTGTGTCTTCAATgctctcctctgtttctctgaCTCGCCCATCCCGCCAAGACCGTGTTTGTTCTGTTCCTGGTAGGACTGAAGTTTCGAGAGGACCCCTTTCCCTAAACGTGGGGTGCAGAGGGGCAGTTGGCTGCTGACATAACACTTACCTAAGTCTGGACAGATGCACGCAACCTCTGgtgcccccgccccacctccaaGTCCACGCCCCCGGGTCCTCCCAGGTCATACCTGGGACGGTCACCGGGTCGTGCAGTCAAGAAGATGCTGCTTCCTCTTCTAacgcctgcccctccacccctcccccccactcccgcTTTTGTCTCCTGGGTCCAGGTGTCAACATTGCATACTTGAACACCGGCATCGGAGGACACAAAGCTCCCAGTTTGGCAGACAGACAGCGGGAGTACCTTTTAGACATGATCCCTCCCCGGTCTATAGCGCAGTCCATCAGCGGGCAGAAATAACGCCTGTCCACGTGCACTGCCCCAGCCTTGAACCCTTTACCCCTCCTCTCCCATTGCCCCCAACTTCCGTCGCATGCAGTGCCTGTACTGGTGCCTACCATACacggaaaacaaaacagaaaacagaagacaaaccTAGAAATCAACAGGAAAACGCGCCTGCCCTGCCCGCCACCCCTCTCTCACTGCTGCGATTCTGCCGCTCTTGTCTTCTCTCCGGTTTTCTTTCACAGTGAGGTGCTCTTCACCTCGGATGAGGTCAGAGTGAGGTcctggggagagagaaatctAAGCCCTCTGACGTGTGTTTCTAAAGTTTTTATGCtctaattattatcatttttaatgatgtTGTGTGTCCTCCCCTTTGTTCAGTGGACGgttaaacctttttattttctcaatattttcctttttctctttttttttttttcttttttgtaaacacAGATGACATTCTGATAAATGACAGGAGCATTGCAGGGGGTCCCCAAGCAGATATGACTGGCAACGTTGGGGGCAGAAGTTTTTAATGCACTTAacctgggggtggggcaaggtGATGGCATCAGATAGGGAGGACATCAGCCCTTGGTGTCTCTGGGCTGGACAGTCTGGGAGGTGGTGTTTTGTACTGAAGTTGGGCTCTAAGAATGAGGGGAATGAGCCTGGAGGGAGAAGCTTTAAAATGTAACCACCACGGAATTGACccacagagaaaggggagagggacatGGGGACAAGTATAGTGCTGAGCCAAGGAGGACGGAGGCTGGTGTTGGCCTCTTGGATGCTCTCCTGGTCCCAGTGGAGATAGAAGTCTATTCCAGGTCAACTAGCCCAAAATTATTTCACCTTACTTTCTTTGtaaaataccccccccccacctttttaatCCTGATCTGCTCCTGGTAAACTCAGTCCCCCAAGTCCCGTCTATAATCCAGCCTGAGTTAGCCAGTGTCCTGGGAGCTGGGCGGGACATgctgagtgagacagagaagggaagagagaagggctTTCTCTCCCAGCAGGTGAGACCCCATCTGTCTGTCCCACCCTCCAGCCAGGAGGAGGGAACAGGGATGCCTCACCAGCTTGGAGTCCTGCCCTGGTCTGCTGTCCTGAGTGCAGAACCCACTGCTCAGAGCCACACAACTCTGGTCAAAGCCAGCTCTGAGTC is a window encoding:
- the GATAD2B gene encoding transcriptional repressor p66-beta isoform X2; amino-acid sequence: MLEIHKSSVGLQTECGSRMDRMTEDALRLNLLKRSLDPADERDDVLAKRLKMEGHEAMERLKMLALLKRKDLANLDVPHELPTKQDGSGVKGYEEKLNGNLRPHGDTRTAGRPGKENISDEPVDMSARRSEPDRGRLTPSPDIIVLSDNEASSPRSSSRMEERLKAANLEMFKGKGIEERQQLIKQLRDELRLEEARLVLLKKLRQSQLQKENVVQKTPVVQNAASIVQPSPAHGGQQGLSKLPSRPGAQGVEPQSLRTLQGHSVIRSATSTTLPHMLMSQRVIAPNPAQLQGQRGPPKPGLVRTTTPNMNPAINYQPSSSSVPCQRTTSSAIYMNLASHMQPGTVNRVSSPLPSPSAMTDAANSQAAAKLALRKQLEKTLLEIPPPKPPAPLLHFLPSAANSEFIYMVGLEEVVQSVIDSQGKSCASLLRVEPFVCAQCRTDFTPHWKQEKNGKILCEQCMTSNQKKALKAEHTNRLKNAFVKALQQEQEIEQRLQQQAALSPTAAPAVSSVSKQETIMRHHTLRQAPQPQSGLQRGIPTSARSMLSNFAQAPQLSVPGGLLGMPGVNIAYLNTGIGGHKAPSLADRQREYLLDMIPPRSIAQSISGQK
- the GATAD2B gene encoding transcriptional repressor p66-beta isoform X1 — protein: MLEIHKSSVGLQTECGSRMDRMTEDALRLNLLKRSLDPADERDDVLAKRLKMEGHEAMERLKMLALLKRKDLANLDVPHELPTKQDGSGVKGYEEKLNGNLRPHGDTRTAGRPGKENISDEPVDMSARRSEPDRGRLTPSPDIIVLSDNEASSPRSSSRMEERLKAANLEMFKGKGIEERQQLIKQLRDELRLEEARLVLLKKLRQSQLQKENVVQKTPVVQNAASIVQPSPAHGGQQGLSKLPSRPGAQGVEPQSLRTLQGHSVIRSATSTTLPHMLMSQRVIAPNPAQLQGQRGPPKPGLVRTTTPNMNPAINYQPQSSSSVPCQRTTSSAIYMNLASHMQPGTVNRVSSPLPSPSAMTDAANSQAAAKLALRKQLEKTLLEIPPPKPPAPLLHFLPSAANSEFIYMVGLEEVVQSVIDSQGKSCASLLRVEPFVCAQCRTDFTPHWKQEKNGKILCEQCMTSNQKKALKAEHTNRLKNAFVKALQQEQEIEQRLQQQAALSPTAAPAVSSVSKQETIMRHHTLRQAPQPQSGLQRGIPTSARSMLSNFAQAPQLSVPGGLLGMPGVNIAYLNTGIGGHKAPSLADRQREYLLDMIPPRSIAQSISGQK
- the GATAD2B gene encoding transcriptional repressor p66-beta isoform X3 encodes the protein MDRMTEDALRLNLLKRSLDPADERDDVLAKRLKMEGHEAMERLKMLALLKRKDLANLDVPHELPTKQDGSGVKGYEEKLNGNLRPHGDTRTAGRPGKENISDEPVDMSARRSEPDRGRLTPSPDIIVLSDNEASSPRSSSRMEERLKAANLEMFKGKGIEERQQLIKQLRDELRLEEARLVLLKKLRQSQLQKENVVQKTPVVQNAASIVQPSPAHGGQQGLSKLPSRPGAQGVEPQSLRTLQGHSVIRSATSTTLPHMLMSQRVIAPNPAQLQGQRGPPKPGLVRTTTPNMNPAINYQPQSSSSVPCQRTTSSAIYMNLASHMQPGTVNRVSSPLPSPSAMTDAANSQAAAKLALRKQLEKTLLEIPPPKPPAPLLHFLPSAANSEFIYMVGLEEVVQSVIDSQGKSCASLLRVEPFVCAQCRTDFTPHWKQEKNGKILCEQCMTSNQKKALKAEHTNRLKNAFVKALQQEQEIEQRLQQQAALSPTAAPAVSSVSKQETIMRHHTLRQAPQPQSGLQRGIPTSARSMLSNFAQAPQLSVPGGLLGMPGVNIAYLNTGIGGHKAPSLADRQREYLLDMIPPRSIAQSISGQK